In a genomic window of Leptolyngbya sp. SIO1E4:
- a CDS encoding ABC transporter permease — protein MVMSVGVPLCLWWGLSSTGWVDPRFLPTPGMVWLALMGLWQEGFLLSDTLASFLRVSAGFFFAAVVAVPVGIAMGAFASVRSLLEPLVGIVRYMPAPAFIPLLIIYLGLGEEPKIALIFIGTVFFNTLMIMDAVKFVPKELIETTYTLGGNRRQVLMQVMTPYVVPSIFDTLRVNMAASWNLVIVSELVAAEGGLGKRIAIAQKFFQTDNIFACLIILGLIGFILDLSLQAVMRMSCKWAVK, from the coding sequence ATGGTGATGTCTGTGGGGGTGCCTCTTTGCCTCTGGTGGGGGCTTTCGAGTACCGGTTGGGTAGATCCAAGGTTTTTGCCGACGCCCGGTATGGTGTGGCTGGCGCTGATGGGTCTGTGGCAGGAGGGTTTCTTACTCAGCGATACCTTGGCCAGTTTTTTGCGGGTTTCAGCCGGTTTTTTCTTCGCAGCGGTGGTGGCAGTTCCTGTCGGGATTGCTATGGGGGCGTTTGCCAGCGTGAGATCGCTTTTAGAACCCCTCGTCGGCATTGTGCGCTATATGCCTGCGCCAGCATTTATTCCGCTGTTAATCATCTATTTGGGCTTGGGGGAAGAACCCAAAATTGCGCTGATTTTCATCGGAACGGTGTTTTTTAACACGCTGATGATTATGGATGCGGTGAAGTTTGTCCCCAAGGAACTGATTGAGACCACGTATACATTAGGGGGCAATCGCCGCCAAGTGCTCATGCAGGTGATGACGCCTTACGTGGTGCCCAGTATCTTTGATACGTTGCGGGTTAACATGGCCGCCTCCTGGAACCTGGTGATCGTCTCAGAACTTGTGGCAGCAGAAGGGGGTCTCGGGAAACGCATTGCGATCGCCCAAAAATTCTTCCAAACGGACAATATTTTTGCCTGCTTAATTATTCTCGGACTCATCGGTTTTATCCTCGACCTGTCTTTACAGGCGGTCATGCGCATGTCCTGTAAATGGGCGGTGAAATAA
- the speB gene encoding agmatinase, with the protein MSDEPLFQSPTEANQALEKETRLPMTGWQQEVNQGLEYGLEAAESIRDRTIPTFSRGELPHFAGINTFLKAPYLEDVKQVGKYDVAIVGVPHDSGTTYRPGTRFGPQGIRRISALYTPYNFEFGVDLREQITLCDVGDIFTIPANNEKSFDQISKGIAHIFSSGAFPIILGGDHSIGFPTVRGVCRHLGDKKVGIIHFDRHVDTQETDLDERMHTCPWFHATNMANAPAKNLVQLGIGGWQVPRQGVKVCRERGTNILTVTDITEMGLDAAADFALEKALDGTDCVYISFDIDCIDAGFVPGTGWPEPGGLLPREALYLLKRIVQEAPVCGLEVVEVSPPYDVSDMTALMATRVICDSMAHLVLSGQLPRQEKPSYIHAEANMTVDQAWE; encoded by the coding sequence ATGAGCGACGAGCCGCTATTTCAAAGCCCCACAGAGGCCAATCAAGCCCTCGAAAAAGAAACGCGCTTGCCGATGACGGGCTGGCAGCAAGAGGTCAATCAAGGGTTGGAATATGGCTTAGAAGCTGCTGAGAGTATTCGCGATCGCACCATTCCCACCTTTTCTCGCGGAGAGCTGCCTCATTTTGCGGGAATCAACACCTTTTTGAAAGCACCCTATTTAGAGGATGTCAAACAGGTCGGCAAATATGATGTGGCGATCGTCGGGGTGCCCCACGATTCCGGCACCACCTATCGACCAGGTACGCGGTTTGGCCCCCAGGGGATTCGTCGTATCTCAGCGCTGTATACCCCCTACAACTTCGAGTTCGGGGTCGATCTGCGGGAGCAAATCACCCTCTGTGATGTGGGTGATATCTTTACCATCCCGGCGAATAATGAAAAGTCCTTCGACCAAATTTCTAAAGGCATTGCCCACATTTTTAGTTCGGGGGCCTTTCCTATCATTCTGGGGGGAGATCACTCCATCGGTTTTCCCACTGTGCGGGGGGTATGCCGTCACCTGGGGGACAAAAAAGTCGGCATCATTCACTTCGATCGCCACGTCGATACCCAGGAAACAGACCTGGACGAACGCATGCACACCTGTCCCTGGTTCCATGCCACCAACATGGCCAATGCCCCAGCCAAAAATCTGGTGCAGCTGGGCATTGGCGGCTGGCAGGTTCCCCGACAGGGGGTCAAGGTCTGTCGCGAGCGGGGCACGAACATTCTCACCGTCACCGACATCACGGAAATGGGGCTGGATGCCGCAGCTGATTTTGCCTTAGAGAAAGCCCTGGACGGCACCGATTGTGTCTACATCAGCTTTGACATTGACTGCATTGATGCCGGGTTTGTCCCCGGTACTGGCTGGCCAGAACCGGGCGGTCTGCTGCCCCGAGAAGCCCTGTACCTGCTGAAGCGCATCGTTCAGGAAGCACCGGTATGTGGTCTGGAAGTGGTCGAAGTTTCCCCCCCTTACGACGTCAGTGATATGACGGCGTTGATGGCCACGCGGGTAATCTGCGACTCCATGGCCCACCTGGTGCTTTCGGGTCAGCTGCCTCGCCAAGAGAAACCCAGCTACATCCATGCTGAGGCCAACATGACCGTTGATCAGGCTTGGGAATAA
- the hypA gene encoding hydrogenase maturation nickel metallochaperone HypA, with product MHETDMTKALIMTVQAWWASQPERPPVARVYLTVGQFTCVEPASLQFAFDVQTQDTFLDGAELVIQETPLIAFCHACQTEYRPQVGLRYACPTCQAPMDDIRSGRELKIDRVEYVALPTSVP from the coding sequence ATGCACGAAACTGACATGACCAAGGCGCTGATTATGACGGTGCAAGCCTGGTGGGCGTCACAGCCAGAACGTCCGCCAGTAGCCCGAGTTTATTTGACGGTGGGGCAGTTTACCTGTGTCGAGCCAGCCAGCCTACAGTTTGCCTTTGACGTGCAAACCCAAGACACGTTTTTGGACGGCGCTGAATTGGTGATTCAGGAAACGCCGCTGATTGCCTTTTGCCACGCTTGCCAGACTGAGTATCGACCGCAGGTAGGGCTGCGCTATGCCTGCCCCACTTGCCAGGCCCCGATGGACGATATCCGTTCTGGGCGTGAACTCAAAATTGACCGCGTTGAATACGTGGCTCTGCCGACCTCTGTTCCCTAG
- a CDS encoding isochorismatase family protein → MASSDLRSLGIPPNAWRVNEDVADLTRPPLPSRPVTFATDTKTLTLDLAQTACLVVDMQNDFCHPDGWLASIGVDVTPARSPIHPLKTLLPVLRQSGVPILWVNWGNRPDLLNISPALRHVYNPTGTGVGLADPLPKNGAPVLTKGSWAAAVVDELPQESGDIWVDKYRMSGFWDTPLDSILRNLDKTTLLFTGVNVDQCVLCTLQDANFLGYDCILLRDCAATTSPDYCFQATVYNVNQCFGFVAGSAELMTAIAQSTNAQSADAH, encoded by the coding sequence ATGGCTTCCAGCGACTTGCGTTCCCTTGGAATTCCGCCGAATGCGTGGCGCGTCAATGAGGACGTTGCCGATCTGACGCGACCGCCGCTCCCTTCCCGCCCGGTCACCTTTGCCACTGACACCAAAACCCTCACCCTCGATTTGGCCCAGACAGCCTGCTTGGTGGTAGACATGCAAAATGACTTCTGCCACCCGGATGGTTGGTTGGCCTCTATCGGGGTCGATGTGACCCCGGCGCGATCGCCCATTCACCCGTTGAAAACGCTGCTGCCTGTTCTGCGTCAATCAGGGGTCCCGATTCTATGGGTCAATTGGGGTAATCGGCCTGATTTGCTCAATATCAGCCCAGCCCTGCGCCATGTGTATAACCCCACCGGGACAGGCGTTGGCCTGGCTGACCCGCTCCCCAAAAACGGCGCCCCAGTCTTGACGAAAGGCAGTTGGGCTGCCGCTGTAGTTGACGAACTGCCCCAGGAGTCTGGGGATATCTGGGTTGATAAGTACCGCATGAGTGGTTTTTGGGATACGCCTCTGGACAGTATTTTGCGGAATCTGGACAAAACTACCCTGCTGTTTACGGGGGTGAATGTGGATCAGTGCGTGCTGTGCACCCTCCAAGATGCTAACTTTTTGGGCTACGACTGCATTTTGCTGCGCGACTGTGCTGCTACAACCTCGCCAGATTATTGTTTTCAAGCCACTGTTTATAACGTGAATCAGTGTTTTGGCTTTGTGGCCGGTTCTGCAGAGCTGATGACGGCGATCGCTCAATCTACGAATGCTCAATCTGCGGATGCTCATTAA
- the cobQ gene encoding cobyric acid synthase CobQ, which produces MKSIMVVGTTSHAGKSLVTTALCRILSRQGWRVAPFKAQNMALNAYVTNTGAEIGYAQAVQAWAAKVPPQVEMNPILLKPQGDMTSQVVLRGRAAGRTSAQEYYSQFFDIGWQAVQESLARLEQEFDFLVCEGAGSPAEINLKHRDLANMRVAKRLKAPTVLVADIDRGGVFAHIVGTLELLDPDERTLIKGIIINKFRGQRELLQSGIDWLEERTGIPVIGVIPWMDQAFPAEDSLSLMDRPVNKSSVELTIAVIRLPHISNFTDFDPLESEASVRVRYVGPKDDLGYPDAVILPGTKTTIADLLVLQRTGLAKAIQNYATAGGTVLGICGGFQLMGEFLADPEGIEGQDGRYQGLNLIPIRTVITQKKIARQRNATSQYPQAGLPISGYELHQGRTQLVSVQAGDTELPKFDFLFEDKSLGVVDASRSIWGTYLHGLFDNGPWRRAWLNRLRQQRGLGSLATGIPNYREQREMMLDVLADSIDAYVNLEPLLQS; this is translated from the coding sequence ATGAAGTCCATTATGGTAGTGGGCACAACATCCCATGCGGGTAAATCTCTGGTTACAACTGCCCTCTGCCGCATTTTGAGCCGTCAGGGCTGGCGAGTTGCTCCCTTTAAAGCTCAGAATATGGCTCTTAATGCCTATGTCACCAATACAGGGGCAGAGATTGGCTACGCCCAAGCAGTGCAAGCGTGGGCGGCCAAAGTGCCTCCTCAAGTGGAAATGAACCCGATTTTGCTGAAACCCCAGGGAGATATGACCTCCCAGGTAGTTCTGAGGGGGCGGGCAGCGGGTCGAACCAGCGCCCAAGAGTATTACAGTCAGTTTTTTGACATCGGCTGGCAAGCGGTTCAAGAAAGCCTGGCCCGGCTAGAACAAGAGTTTGACTTTTTGGTGTGTGAAGGGGCGGGCAGCCCGGCTGAAATCAATCTCAAGCACCGTGATCTGGCAAATATGCGGGTCGCCAAACGGTTAAAGGCCCCCACCGTGTTAGTGGCAGACATTGATCGGGGCGGTGTATTTGCCCATATCGTCGGCACGTTAGAGCTGCTAGATCCGGATGAGCGCACCTTAATCAAAGGCATCATTATTAATAAATTTCGAGGGCAACGGGAGCTGCTACAGTCTGGCATTGACTGGCTTGAGGAACGAACTGGCATCCCTGTAATCGGGGTGATTCCCTGGATGGATCAGGCCTTTCCTGCCGAAGATTCCTTGTCTTTGATGGACCGGCCGGTCAATAAGTCGTCTGTGGAGCTAACAATCGCCGTGATTCGTCTGCCTCACATTTCGAATTTCACGGATTTCGATCCGCTAGAATCTGAGGCCTCTGTGCGGGTTCGTTATGTTGGCCCCAAAGACGACTTAGGCTACCCCGATGCCGTCATTTTGCCGGGTACTAAAACGACCATTGCCGATTTGCTCGTGCTGCAACGGACTGGACTTGCCAAAGCGATTCAGAACTACGCCACTGCAGGCGGCACCGTGCTCGGTATCTGCGGTGGCTTTCAGCTCATGGGTGAGTTTTTAGCAGATCCTGAAGGTATCGAAGGCCAAGACGGTCGCTACCAAGGCCTCAACTTAATTCCCATCCGCACCGTCATCACCCAGAAAAAGATTGCGCGGCAACGCAACGCAACCTCCCAATACCCCCAGGCGGGGTTGCCCATTTCAGGCTATGAACTGCACCAGGGGCGAACGCAACTTGTCAGCGTGCAAGCCGGGGATACTGAGCTACCCAAGTTTGACTTTTTGTTTGAAGACAAGTCTCTAGGTGTTGTCGATGCTTCTAGGTCTATTTGGGGCACCTATCTGCATGGTCTGTTTGACAATGGCCCCTGGCGGCGAGCCTGGCTTAATCGCCTGCGGCAGCAGCGGGGGTTGGGGTCTTTGGCCACGGGTATCCCCAACTACCGGGAGCAGCGGGAGATGATGTTAGATGTGCTAGCGGATTCGATAGATGCTTACGTTAATCTAGAGCCGTTGCTACAAAGCTAG
- a CDS encoding FAD-binding oxidoreductase, which translates to MTTTAASSINWEAFIATLGDVEVIRDRTQVEKLSKDYYYFSPILQPQLADKTADLVVRPTSEAEVVAVAKACVAAQVPVTVRGAGTGNYGQCIPLEGGVILDLSRMNAVKWVRPGLTCVEPGAKLSAIDKVTRAQGWEIRMYPSTYRTATIGGFIGGGSGGVGSITYGQLRDRGNLIAVRVVTLEDEPRVIELRGDDVQQVNHAYGTNGIITELEIPLGPAYPWAEVIVTFNDFMTAARFGQALGDADGLIKKLISIHAAPIPSYFAALKSALPTGCHGALVMVADPSMELFEALVQEFGGTITYCKTAEDASKGTTLAEFTWNHTTLHARSVDPSLTYLQTLFPYDPDLKLVQHMYEHFGDEVMMHLEYLRMNSTVVPAALQLVRFTTAERLQEIIRYHEENGAFIANPHTYILEDGGRKVIDTTQVAFKAQVDPYGLLNPGKMRGWLERQNAGR; encoded by the coding sequence ATGACGACAACGGCTGCATCATCCATCAACTGGGAGGCTTTTATCGCGACCCTTGGCGACGTTGAGGTCATTCGCGATCGCACCCAGGTTGAAAAACTCTCGAAAGATTACTACTACTTCAGCCCCATTTTGCAACCCCAGCTCGCCGATAAAACGGCAGACCTGGTGGTGCGGCCCACCTCAGAGGCAGAGGTGGTGGCGGTGGCAAAAGCCTGTGTGGCAGCCCAGGTACCTGTGACCGTCCGGGGGGCAGGCACGGGTAACTACGGGCAATGCATCCCCTTAGAAGGCGGGGTCATCCTCGATTTGAGTCGGATGAACGCGGTGAAATGGGTGCGTCCAGGGCTGACATGTGTGGAGCCAGGGGCCAAGCTGTCGGCAATTGATAAAGTGACGCGCGCCCAGGGCTGGGAAATTCGCATGTATCCCTCCACCTATCGAACGGCAACGATTGGTGGCTTTATTGGTGGCGGCAGCGGCGGTGTGGGCTCAATCACCTATGGGCAACTGCGCGATCGCGGCAACCTAATCGCTGTTCGCGTGGTGACTCTGGAAGATGAACCTCGGGTCATTGAGCTGCGGGGAGATGATGTTCAGCAGGTCAACCACGCCTACGGTACCAACGGCATCATCACCGAACTCGAAATCCCTTTAGGGCCCGCCTATCCCTGGGCGGAAGTCATCGTCACCTTTAACGACTTCATGACAGCAGCACGATTTGGGCAAGCGCTGGGCGATGCTGACGGCCTGATCAAAAAGCTCATCAGTATTCATGCAGCCCCGATTCCCAGCTACTTTGCTGCCCTAAAATCTGCGCTCCCAACGGGGTGCCACGGTGCTTTAGTGATGGTGGCAGACCCCTCAATGGAGCTATTTGAGGCGCTTGTCCAAGAATTTGGCGGCACTATCACTTACTGCAAAACAGCCGAAGATGCCAGCAAAGGCACCACCCTGGCAGAATTCACCTGGAATCACACCACACTCCATGCCCGCAGCGTCGATCCCTCCCTGACCTATCTGCAAACGTTATTTCCCTACGATCCTGATCTGAAACTTGTGCAGCACATGTATGAGCACTTTGGGGATGAAGTGATGATGCACTTGGAATATTTGCGGATGAACAGTACGGTGGTGCCTGCAGCGCTGCAATTGGTGCGCTTCACCACAGCGGAACGCCTGCAGGAAATCATCCGCTATCACGAAGAAAACGGGGCGTTTATTGCCAACCCGCACACGTATATTCTGGAAGATGGCGGCCGCAAAGTTATTGATACGACTCAAGTGGCGTTTAAGGCTCAGGTAGATCCCTATGGTCTGCTCAATCCAGGTAAGATGCGGGGCTGGCTCGAGCGGCAAAATGCAGGGCGGTAG
- the hypB gene encoding hydrogenase nickel incorporation protein HypB has product MHQIVDETLGINLLHANQAGADHNRAHFDDWGITCLNLMSSPGAGKTALLEKTLAALSPTLRIAVIEGDMTTELDADRLRHYGVPVIAINTGRACHLDARMVAGGLHTLAHEHTPEALDLVLVENVGNLVCPAEFEVGEHAKVALLSVTEGEDKPLKYPVMFREADVLLVTKTDLAPHVDVDLAQIEANVRQVNPHVRVIPVSVKTGEGLEAWYHWVHAAVRKPQLASIQ; this is encoded by the coding sequence ATGCACCAAATCGTTGACGAAACCCTAGGTATCAACCTACTCCATGCGAACCAAGCAGGTGCCGATCATAATCGCGCTCACTTTGACGACTGGGGCATCACCTGTCTTAACCTCATGAGCAGCCCTGGTGCGGGTAAAACCGCTCTGCTCGAAAAGACCCTGGCAGCCCTCAGCCCCACCCTCCGGATTGCCGTTATCGAAGGAGACATGACGACTGAACTTGACGCCGATCGCCTACGTCACTATGGCGTTCCGGTAATTGCTATCAACACCGGGCGAGCTTGCCATCTAGATGCCCGTATGGTGGCTGGCGGGCTCCACACCCTAGCCCATGAGCACACCCCAGAAGCGTTAGATTTGGTGCTGGTGGAAAACGTTGGCAATTTGGTGTGTCCTGCCGAGTTCGAAGTTGGAGAACATGCCAAAGTGGCGCTGCTGAGCGTCACTGAAGGAGAAGATAAGCCCCTGAAATACCCCGTTATGTTTCGAGAAGCAGATGTCCTACTGGTTACAAAAACGGATCTTGCTCCCCATGTAGATGTGGACTTAGCTCAAATCGAAGCAAATGTGCGCCAGGTTAACCCCCACGTCAGAGTCATTCCGGTGTCGGTCAAGACCGGAGAGGGGTTGGAGGCCTGGTATCACTGGGTGCACGCTGCTGTCAGAAAACCTCAACTGGCTTCTATTCAATAG
- a CDS encoding ABC transporter substrate-binding protein, translating to MKRRKILPVLLAFCCTLFITIACAQQPDTGAGDATDATTDPAAETPVAVNEQPIIMGYSSWAGWWPWKIAEEEGLFEKNGVNVELIWFDGYLESMQALASGQLDANCQTLNDTISFAADAVNGEVAVVVNDNSAGNDKVIVAEGIETVDDLVGKTVALEEGVVGDFLLTLALEEAGKSRTDVTIEPLETGAAATAFAAGQADAFAGWVPFWETALGREGSKELTSSADFPGAIPDLLVVTQVLIDEQPETVQALVNTWFDILAFMDENSDRANEIMAKQANVSAEDFDKYLAGTRFFTLEDNLEAFSPGDNMVHMPYSAEVMADFMVEVGFIDEKPDLEAILDDQFVQAYAEGNA from the coding sequence ATGAAACGTCGCAAGATCTTGCCAGTGCTACTGGCCTTTTGCTGCACCTTATTCATTACCATCGCCTGTGCCCAGCAGCCTGACACGGGAGCTGGAGACGCCACAGATGCCACCACAGATCCCGCTGCAGAGACGCCTGTTGCCGTCAATGAACAACCTATCATCATGGGCTACAGCAGCTGGGCTGGCTGGTGGCCCTGGAAGATCGCCGAAGAAGAGGGGCTCTTTGAGAAAAATGGCGTCAATGTAGAGCTGATTTGGTTCGACGGTTACCTAGAATCGATGCAGGCCCTTGCATCCGGCCAATTAGATGCAAACTGTCAGACCCTCAACGACACCATTTCCTTCGCAGCAGATGCCGTTAACGGAGAAGTCGCCGTTGTCGTCAACGACAACTCGGCAGGTAATGACAAAGTGATTGTGGCCGAAGGTATTGAGACTGTTGATGACTTAGTTGGTAAGACCGTCGCCCTAGAAGAGGGCGTTGTTGGCGATTTCTTACTCACCCTGGCGTTAGAAGAGGCGGGTAAATCCCGTACCGATGTCACCATTGAGCCCCTGGAAACCGGTGCTGCTGCTACGGCCTTTGCCGCTGGGCAGGCTGATGCTTTCGCAGGCTGGGTACCCTTCTGGGAAACTGCTTTGGGCCGAGAAGGCAGTAAAGAACTGACCAGTTCCGCCGACTTCCCCGGCGCGATTCCCGACTTATTGGTTGTGACCCAAGTCCTCATTGATGAACAGCCCGAGACCGTGCAAGCCCTGGTAAACACCTGGTTCGACATCCTCGCCTTTATGGATGAGAACAGCGATCGCGCCAACGAGATTATGGCTAAACAAGCAAACGTTAGCGCTGAAGATTTTGATAAATATCTGGCCGGAACCCGCTTCTTCACTTTGGAAGACAATCTAGAAGCCTTCTCCCCTGGCGACAACATGGTGCATATGCCCTACTCTGCCGAGGTCATGGCCGACTTCATGGTGGAAGTTGGCTTCATTGATGAAAAACCCGACCTCGAAGCCATCCTGGATGATCAGTTCGTCCAGGCCTATGCCGAGGGGAATGCGTAG
- the glnT gene encoding type III glutamate--ammonia ligase, translating to MDAQISPEIASLKTSLESQGVKYALASYVDIHGMSKAKMVPLSHLGQMMQGSELFTGAALDGVPQAISDEEVAAMPDPQSATVLPWNPEVVWFASDLFLTGKPFEACCRTILKQVLEKAASLGFRFNLGIETEFFVFKDESDGRFRPISDRDSLAKPCYDLVGLLDNYSWLTELVEMMNHLGWDVYSFDHEDANGQFETDFAYTDALTMSDRLTFFRLMVKEVVRKHGYFASFMPKPFANRTGSGAHYNMSLADIETGQNLFEDAHDPRGCKLSKLGYQFIAGVLRHAKAICAVTCPTVNSYKRLIRKGSQSGFTWAPVYICYGNNNRTNMLRIPLAGGRVECRAADISTNLYLGAAMILAAGLEGIQQELDPGEPHTENMYTYTLPELDALGIELLPRTLQAAIDAFERDPLSETVMGPLMYRTYADFKRQEWESYHTHISDWELQRYLKFF from the coding sequence ATGGACGCTCAAATTTCCCCCGAAATCGCTTCCCTCAAGACCTCTCTAGAATCTCAGGGGGTGAAATATGCCCTCGCCAGCTATGTGGATATCCACGGTATGTCGAAGGCAAAAATGGTTCCCTTAAGCCACTTGGGGCAGATGATGCAGGGGTCGGAACTCTTTACGGGGGCCGCCTTAGACGGGGTGCCTCAGGCTATCAGCGACGAAGAAGTGGCGGCGATGCCAGATCCGCAATCGGCCACGGTTTTGCCGTGGAACCCTGAGGTGGTCTGGTTTGCCAGCGATTTATTCCTCACCGGAAAGCCCTTTGAGGCCTGCTGCCGCACAATCTTGAAGCAAGTGTTGGAGAAGGCTGCCAGTCTAGGCTTTAGGTTCAATTTGGGCATTGAGACCGAGTTCTTTGTGTTCAAGGATGAATCGGATGGACGCTTTAGACCGATTAGCGATCGCGACAGTTTGGCCAAACCCTGCTACGACCTGGTGGGGCTGCTGGACAACTACAGCTGGCTAACCGAACTGGTCGAGATGATGAACCACCTGGGCTGGGACGTCTATTCCTTTGACCATGAAGACGCCAACGGCCAGTTTGAGACGGACTTTGCCTATACAGACGCGCTGACCATGAGCGATCGCCTCACCTTTTTCCGCCTGATGGTGAAGGAGGTGGTTCGCAAGCATGGCTACTTTGCCAGCTTCATGCCCAAACCCTTCGCCAACCGCACAGGCAGCGGTGCCCATTACAACATGTCCCTGGCAGATATCGAAACCGGGCAAAACCTGTTTGAGGATGCCCACGATCCGCGCGGCTGCAAACTTTCCAAGCTGGGCTATCAGTTTATTGCCGGGGTGCTGCGCCACGCCAAAGCCATTTGCGCCGTGACTTGCCCCACTGTCAACAGCTACAAGCGGCTGATTCGTAAGGGCAGTCAATCGGGGTTTACCTGGGCACCGGTCTACATCTGCTACGGCAATAATAACCGCACCAACATGCTGCGCATTCCCTTAGCAGGGGGCCGGGTAGAATGTCGCGCTGCCGATATTTCCACCAACCTCTATCTGGGGGCAGCAATGATTTTGGCAGCCGGGCTAGAAGGCATTCAACAGGAACTTGACCCCGGTGAGCCCCACACCGAGAACATGTATACCTACACCCTGCCGGAACTCGATGCCTTGGGCATTGAGTTGCTGCCCCGAACCTTGCAAGCGGCGATCGATGCCTTTGAGCGCGACCCCCTTAGCGAAACCGTAATGGGGCCACTCATGTACCGCACCTATGCCGACTTCAAGCGTCAAGAGTGGGAAAGCTACCACACCCACATCTCCGATTGGGAGCTGCAACGCTATCTGAAATTTTTCTAG
- a CDS encoding ABC transporter ATP-binding protein yields the protein MHLEVAKVYKQFETRQGPLVALKDINLHVETGEFVCAVGASGSGKSTLLRLVAGLEPPTAGEITVDGQPVIGPGADRGMVFQSYTLYPWMTVQENVEFGLKLQGVTSRERREQASRYLEVVGLTQFSRSLPKELSGGMKQRVAIARALANHPKILLMDEPFGALDVQTKETMQQFLLDLWDRLGISILMITHDVSEAVFLAQRVYVMSARPGTIQREIQIELGRDRAYEIRRTPPFYHYCEEIMDLLRDNANAQTAS from the coding sequence ATGCACTTGGAAGTTGCCAAGGTCTATAAACAATTTGAAACCCGCCAAGGCCCACTCGTGGCCCTGAAAGATATCAATCTCCATGTTGAGACGGGTGAGTTTGTCTGTGCGGTGGGGGCCTCAGGGTCAGGTAAGTCCACGCTGCTACGGTTGGTGGCAGGGTTGGAGCCCCCCACCGCTGGCGAGATTACAGTGGATGGGCAGCCGGTGATTGGGCCGGGGGCTGATCGCGGCATGGTGTTCCAAAGCTACACCCTCTACCCTTGGATGACGGTGCAAGAAAATGTGGAATTTGGCCTGAAGCTGCAGGGGGTCACTTCTCGGGAGCGCCGAGAGCAGGCGTCGCGATACCTGGAGGTAGTGGGGCTGACACAATTTTCCCGCTCTTTGCCGAAGGAACTCTCTGGCGGGATGAAGCAGCGTGTGGCGATCGCCCGTGCCTTAGCCAACCACCCCAAAATTTTGCTGATGGATGAGCCCTTTGGAGCTTTGGATGTACAAACCAAAGAAACCATGCAGCAGTTCCTGTTGGACCTCTGGGATCGGCTGGGCATCAGTATTTTGATGATTACCCATGATGTCAGTGAAGCGGTTTTTCTGGCCCAGCGTGTGTATGTGATGTCGGCCAGACCCGGCACTATCCAGCGAGAAATCCAAATTGAACTGGGGCGCGATCGGGCCTACGAAATCCGTCGTACCCCTCCGTTCTATCACTACTGCGAAGAGATTATGGATCTGCTGCGCGATAATGCCAATGCCCAAACGGCGTCTTGA